One window of Chloroflexus aggregans DSM 9485 genomic DNA carries:
- a CDS encoding CPBP family intramembrane glutamic endopeptidase, producing the protein MSEPLVFTTERPPTRRPGLWIGGLALYILLIGISANLGGELALFLNASFNVLPFAGLAILAYFAGTQFNWAWIATGIWATLLIGIVSVYTFILGVASLIDIPPGGLNPDQPPSLSPSVVLSILLLIIGIGSAIALGFLTLLPPIRHRLARFIPIDPSSFVHTVALTTIVIITLVMFVPLLIIGQPPLLAFITMVGSDAFSNLSNDEQLRSQIYGLVWTIPASLLAVGFGIRRNLTETLVRLGFVRPTLRQGLLGVGIGLGLAGLMTLVLPLMDTLWQTLGWPTTDDEAFGELMSFAVSPIGALVIGVTAGLGEELGVRGVLQPRLGIWLSNLFFVSLHAFQYHWDALLVVFVIGMTCGFVRKRTNTTTAAIVHGVYNFVMVMLTVIFGS; encoded by the coding sequence ATGTCAGAACCGCTCGTCTTTACTACTGAACGACCGCCGACACGCCGTCCGGGTCTCTGGATCGGTGGTCTGGCGCTGTATATCCTGTTAATCGGTATCAGCGCTAACCTTGGCGGTGAACTAGCCCTTTTTCTCAACGCCAGCTTTAATGTCTTGCCGTTTGCCGGGTTAGCTATCCTCGCCTATTTTGCCGGTACGCAATTCAATTGGGCATGGATCGCTACCGGGATCTGGGCGACCCTGTTGATCGGCATCGTCTCCGTTTATACCTTCATCCTCGGTGTAGCCAGCCTGATTGACATCCCGCCGGGAGGGTTGAACCCCGATCAACCACCGAGCTTATCGCCATCGGTAGTCCTATCCATCTTATTGCTCATCATCGGCATCGGTAGTGCCATCGCCCTCGGTTTTCTCACGCTGCTACCACCGATACGGCATAGATTAGCCCGTTTCATCCCTATCGATCCTTCATCGTTTGTTCATACCGTTGCACTCACTACTATCGTCATCATCACGCTGGTGATGTTCGTACCTTTACTCATCATTGGCCAACCACCACTGCTCGCATTCATCACCATGGTCGGGAGCGATGCCTTTAGCAATCTGAGCAACGATGAGCAATTGCGCAGCCAGATATACGGATTAGTGTGGACGATCCCGGCCTCCTTGTTGGCCGTAGGGTTCGGTATTCGCCGCAATCTGACGGAAACACTGGTGCGGTTAGGATTCGTTCGGCCTACCCTACGCCAGGGATTGTTGGGAGTCGGGATCGGCTTGGGGCTAGCCGGACTAATGACGCTGGTCTTACCGCTGATGGATACCCTATGGCAGACACTCGGTTGGCCTACTACCGATGACGAAGCCTTTGGTGAACTGATGTCCTTTGCCGTTAGCCCAATCGGGGCATTGGTGATCGGGGTCACGGCCGGTCTTGGGGAAGAGTTAGGTGTGCGCGGCGTCTTACAACCGCGCCTCGGCATTTGGCTCTCAAACTTGTTTTTCGTGAGCCTCCATGCGTTCCAGTACCATTGGGATGCGTTGCTGGTGGTATTTGTCATTGGGATGACATGCGGCTTTGTGCGAAAGCGTACCAATACCACTACAGCCGCAATCGTGCATGGGGTCTACAACTTTGTGATGGTGATGCTTACGGTCATATTCGGTTCATAG
- the pgmB gene encoding beta-phosphoglucomutase, which produces MSIKGFIFDLDGVVTDTAEYHYQAWKRLADELGIPFTREENEALRGIPRRESLLMLLKGRTYPETTLDELMERKNRYYLEYIRAISPRDLLPGARELLQEIRAAGLKAALGSASKNAREVIERLGIADLFDAIADGYSVTRQKPAPDLFLHAAALLGLPPTECAVVEDATAGVEAALAGGFTVIGIGPHERVGRAHLVLPSLAGVSLSKLLEQLSVSA; this is translated from the coding sequence ATGTCGATCAAAGGTTTTATCTTCGACCTCGACGGTGTAGTAACCGATACCGCCGAATACCATTATCAAGCGTGGAAACGTTTGGCCGATGAACTCGGCATTCCGTTTACCCGTGAAGAGAACGAAGCGCTGCGCGGCATTCCACGCCGCGAGTCACTGCTGATGCTCCTCAAAGGACGCACCTACCCTGAAACAACGCTCGATGAGCTAATGGAACGCAAAAACCGCTACTATCTCGAATACATCCGCGCTATCTCACCACGCGATCTCCTACCCGGTGCCCGCGAGCTGTTACAAGAAATCCGGGCTGCCGGTTTGAAAGCGGCACTCGGTTCGGCGAGCAAAAATGCCCGTGAAGTGATCGAACGGCTCGGTATCGCCGATCTCTTCGACGCAATCGCCGACGGCTACAGCGTTACGAGACAGAAACCGGCGCCAGACCTCTTCTTACACGCCGCGGCACTGCTAGGCTTACCGCCAACGGAATGCGCGGTAGTCGAAGATGCAACTGCCGGCGTCGAAGCTGCATTAGCGGGAGGTTTTACCGTGATCGGGATCGGCCCGCACGAGCGGGTAGGCCGCGCTCACCTCGTATTGCCGAGTCTGGCCGGTGTATCCCTGTCCAAACTGCTAGAGCAGCTATCGGTATCGGCTTGA
- a CDS encoding glycoside hydrolase family 65 protein, protein MWILAEDAFDPAQQHHKETIFTIGNGYLATRGAFEEGYPNDRRATFIHGVFDDAPIVVTELANAPDWLAMQVLLDGEKFSLATGTILAYRRELDMQNGILRREVRWRSPQGRVVTIRFTRFASLADEHLLALRCEIVPEFDGQIEVRAALNGQTDNEGLLHWRLIEQGQLTDGTVFLRTRTRKSGIEVACAMRLHGDTAQTMFWDVENVPTLQQVYPAYAGQPIVVMKFVGIATSRDGNQPLDIAHHHVQTAHNWESALAAQQQAWAREWERCHVEINGDDEADLAVRFSIFQLLIAAPRHDHRVNIGAKTLSGFGYRGHAFWDTEIFMLPLFIYTSPEIARNLLDYRYVTLPAARAKARAAGYEGAWYAWESADTGEEVTPTWVPDFHDKKKLARVWTGDLAIHISADVAYAVQQYWQATGDNAWYIERGAEIVLDTAKFFAARAEWLAERGCYGYTDVIGPDEYHDHVNNNAYTNLLAQWNIRTGLETLAWLEQHAPQKAAELRQQLDLTPERLQHWQTVAEKMCISLRPNGLIEQFDGFFALKDVNLADYEPRTKSMHEIFGIEGANEYQAIKQPDVLMLQFLLREQYSDSQIRVNYDYYTPRTDHTYGSSLGPPIQAIVACQMGDVAEAYEHFIRAARADLRDVRGNAGDGIHAASAGGVWQAVVFGFGGLRIHPDGTWEVHPRLPSYWRWLTYRFTLRGQTHTVTCYPDGSYTIG, encoded by the coding sequence ATGTGGATTCTTGCTGAAGATGCTTTCGACCCAGCCCAACAACACCATAAAGAGACGATCTTCACCATTGGTAACGGCTATCTCGCGACCCGTGGCGCGTTTGAAGAGGGCTATCCCAACGACCGTCGAGCGACGTTTATCCACGGTGTTTTTGACGATGCACCGATTGTTGTCACCGAACTGGCTAACGCGCCCGATTGGCTGGCAATGCAGGTGCTGCTCGATGGTGAGAAATTTTCGTTAGCTACAGGTACGATCCTCGCCTACCGGCGCGAACTCGACATGCAGAACGGCATACTACGGCGCGAGGTACGCTGGCGTTCGCCGCAGGGTCGGGTAGTAACCATTCGATTCACTCGCTTTGCATCACTGGCCGACGAGCACCTGCTGGCGCTACGCTGTGAGATCGTACCTGAATTTGACGGCCAGATCGAGGTTCGCGCTGCACTCAACGGCCAAACCGACAATGAGGGGCTATTGCACTGGCGACTGATCGAACAAGGCCAACTCACCGATGGCACCGTCTTTTTGCGCACGCGCACCCGCAAGAGCGGGATCGAGGTGGCGTGCGCGATGCGTCTGCACGGCGACACCGCCCAAACCATGTTCTGGGATGTCGAGAATGTGCCCACCCTGCAACAGGTCTATCCGGCGTATGCCGGCCAACCGATTGTTGTGATGAAGTTTGTCGGCATCGCTACCTCGCGCGACGGCAATCAACCACTCGACATTGCCCATCACCACGTGCAGACGGCTCACAATTGGGAGAGCGCGCTAGCCGCGCAACAGCAGGCATGGGCGCGCGAGTGGGAGCGCTGCCACGTCGAGATCAACGGCGATGATGAGGCCGACCTGGCCGTGCGCTTTAGCATCTTCCAATTGCTGATCGCCGCTCCTCGCCACGATCATCGGGTTAACATCGGCGCCAAAACTCTCTCAGGATTCGGCTACCGTGGTCATGCGTTCTGGGACACCGAGATCTTCATGTTGCCGCTCTTCATCTACACCTCCCCAGAAATTGCGCGCAACTTGCTCGATTACCGCTACGTAACCTTACCGGCTGCTCGCGCCAAAGCTCGCGCCGCCGGCTACGAGGGTGCATGGTACGCCTGGGAGAGTGCCGATACCGGCGAAGAGGTAACACCAACGTGGGTACCGGATTTTCACGACAAAAAGAAACTTGCCCGCGTCTGGACCGGTGATTTAGCGATTCACATTTCGGCAGATGTGGCTTACGCGGTACAACAATACTGGCAGGCCACCGGCGATAATGCGTGGTATATCGAACGCGGCGCCGAGATTGTGCTCGATACAGCCAAATTCTTCGCCGCACGGGCCGAATGGCTGGCTGAACGCGGTTGCTATGGCTACACCGATGTCATTGGACCCGACGAATACCACGATCACGTCAACAACAATGCCTACACCAACCTACTGGCGCAGTGGAACATTCGCACCGGCCTCGAGACGCTGGCATGGCTCGAACAACACGCCCCCCAGAAAGCTGCCGAACTGCGCCAACAGCTCGATCTGACACCAGAACGCTTGCAGCACTGGCAGACGGTGGCCGAAAAGATGTGTATCAGTCTGCGGCCTAACGGCCTCATCGAACAGTTCGACGGCTTTTTTGCGCTGAAAGATGTCAATCTGGCCGATTACGAACCGCGCACTAAGTCAATGCACGAAATCTTCGGCATCGAAGGCGCCAATGAGTATCAGGCGATCAAGCAACCCGACGTGCTGATGCTGCAATTCCTCTTACGTGAGCAGTACAGCGACAGCCAGATTCGGGTCAATTACGATTACTACACCCCGCGCACCGACCACACCTACGGATCGTCGCTTGGCCCACCGATTCAGGCGATTGTCGCCTGCCAAATGGGCGATGTAGCCGAAGCCTACGAGCACTTCATCCGCGCGGCCCGCGCCGATCTACGCGATGTCCGCGGCAATGCCGGCGACGGAATTCACGCCGCTTCGGCAGGCGGTGTCTGGCAAGCTGTCGTGTTCGGTTTTGGCGGTCTCCGCATCCATCCCGACGGCACGTGGGAAGTGCATCCGCGCCTGCCGAGCTACTGGCGGTGGTTGACCTACCGCTTCACTTTGCGCGGGCAAACCCACACTGTCACCTGCTACCCGGATGGCAGCTATACAATCGGCTAA
- a CDS encoding carbohydrate ABC transporter permease — protein sequence MAVTTSSPQAQVYARTVFFDRLRKYLFFAMLAFWAVLSVAPLYFTLVFSFKPVADIYTPPIWAPLPFTLENYITILGTFELFPRWVWNSVFISVIITVFRVLFCAMAGYAFARIEFPLKNFWFNLLLISMMMPGVVTLIPSFLIIGPGLIRGGLQLGDLTIPTGFGLIDTPWGVILPGVADAFGVFMMTQFYKSFPKELEEAAMMDGSGRWGTFFRIVLPISQTQLITLALLTFQGAWNNFMWPLLVLRSPEQFTLPIGLQWFRGEYYTLYSVILAGSIFNTLPILIIFFVFQQYFVRSIAATGSKEG from the coding sequence ATGGCAGTTACAACGAGTTCACCGCAAGCGCAGGTCTATGCACGCACCGTCTTCTTTGATCGGCTGCGCAAGTATCTCTTCTTTGCGATGCTGGCCTTCTGGGCTGTACTCTCAGTGGCGCCTCTCTACTTTACGTTGGTCTTCTCGTTCAAGCCGGTGGCCGATATCTATACACCGCCGATCTGGGCACCGCTTCCGTTTACCCTTGAAAACTACATCACGATTCTCGGTACATTTGAACTCTTCCCACGTTGGGTGTGGAATAGTGTCTTTATTTCGGTGATCATTACCGTCTTTCGCGTGCTCTTCTGCGCGATGGCCGGCTATGCCTTCGCCCGCATCGAATTCCCGCTCAAGAACTTCTGGTTCAACCTGCTCTTGATCTCGATGATGATGCCGGGCGTGGTGACGCTCATCCCCTCATTCTTGATCATCGGTCCCGGCTTGATCCGGGGTGGCTTACAACTCGGTGATCTGACCATTCCCACCGGCTTTGGCCTTATCGATACCCCATGGGGTGTCATCCTGCCCGGTGTTGCCGACGCCTTCGGCGTCTTTATGATGACGCAGTTTTATAAGTCGTTCCCTAAGGAGTTGGAAGAAGCAGCGATGATGGACGGGTCGGGCCGCTGGGGTACCTTCTTCCGCATCGTGTTGCCGATCAGCCAAACCCAATTGATTACACTCGCGCTGCTGACCTTCCAAGGCGCATGGAATAACTTTATGTGGCCGCTGCTGGTCCTGCGTTCACCCGAACAATTTACCCTGCCGATCGGGTTACAGTGGTTCCGCGGCGAGTATTACACGCTCTACTCGGTCATTTTAGCCGGTTCGATCTTCAATACGTTGCCCATTCTGATCATCTTCTTTGTCTTCCAGCAGTATTTCGTGCGCAGTATTGCGGCAACTGGATCAAAGGAGGGGTAA
- a CDS encoding carbohydrate ABC transporter permease, whose protein sequence is MRTTNWRRKWADALNGYLFISPWLIIFIIFSLISLGYAVYLSFTEYNLLRPPRWWGFEGYQRVFADDLFLSKALPNTFKYALIVVPIQTFLSLVLAFAMDQNLRFQRFFRTIFYLPSVTSSVVISLIFIWIFAPQGIFNQITGLTVNWLDDPRTAFYVIMGMNIFTTSGTLMLIFLAGLQDIPLAVYEAAEIDGANGLQKFFYITIPMLRPVIFFVVTVGVIGCFQVFDQIFVMTSGGPLDSTTTITYLIYKWAFRDTRIQMGQASALAVILTLIILAVTLLQRRVIEGSGSGVER, encoded by the coding sequence ATGCGCACGACAAATTGGCGTCGTAAGTGGGCTGACGCACTGAACGGCTATCTCTTTATTTCGCCATGGTTGATCATCTTTATCATCTTTAGTCTGATCTCGCTCGGTTACGCGGTCTATCTCTCGTTCACCGAATACAACCTGCTCAGACCGCCGCGCTGGTGGGGTTTTGAAGGGTATCAGCGAGTCTTCGCCGATGATCTCTTCTTGAGTAAAGCACTACCCAATACTTTCAAGTATGCGCTGATCGTCGTGCCGATCCAAACGTTTCTCAGCCTGGTGCTGGCGTTTGCAATGGATCAAAACCTGCGTTTCCAGCGTTTCTTCCGCACCATTTTTTACCTGCCATCGGTGACATCATCGGTGGTGATTTCACTCATCTTTATCTGGATCTTCGCACCGCAGGGTATTTTCAACCAGATCACCGGTCTTACCGTCAACTGGTTGGATGATCCGCGCACCGCTTTCTACGTGATTATGGGCATGAACATCTTTACCACAAGTGGTACGCTCATGCTCATCTTTCTCGCCGGCCTGCAAGATATTCCACTAGCCGTGTATGAAGCAGCCGAGATTGACGGCGCCAACGGCTTGCAGAAGTTTTTCTACATTACCATCCCGATGTTACGCCCGGTCATTTTCTTTGTCGTGACGGTCGGTGTCATCGGCTGTTTTCAGGTCTTTGACCAGATCTTTGTGATGACGAGTGGCGGCCCGCTCGATAGCACTACGACCATTACCTATTTGATCTACAAGTGGGCCTTCCGCGATACACGCATTCAGATGGGCCAGGCTTCAGCGCTGGCGGTGATTCTGACCCTGATCATCCTGGCAGTAACCCTGCTGCAACGGCGCGTGATTGAAGGCAGTGGTAGTGGGGTTGAGCGTTAG
- a CDS encoding ABC transporter substrate-binding protein, translated as MNRPIKFLMLLAVLALVLSACGQTTTQQPASTPQTIRETVTVKETVTVKETVVVPAEKVTVRLSGWASSPAETALLESLLYKFSVENPDILVKYEPITGDYKQVLLTSIASGTEPDIFYVDIFWWLELAANDALLPLDDLMASSGVSRDDFIPALIDAFTYNGKTYGIPKDFNTLGMFYNKALFDKAGLAYPTDDWTWDDLRNAAAALTDLSDPNKPIYGFCTPPDPGRFPVFIFQNGGMVMNPDYTDTMLDSDPAVKAAEFYTSFRTNQIGALPSDLGEGWQGTLFGKGQCAMVYEGGWLIPYLRDQFPNTQYGVVMPPAGPGGEGNLIFTVAWGISANTKNPEAAWKVVNFLTSEASQKTVLESGFALPSRQSLQNSDYLKNNPNSAAIFNGSFFGAKPFFWGAVGSDVNDQMSKALERMFKENQPAPEAMKQAAEAIRKAMK; from the coding sequence ATGAACCGCCCGATCAAATTCCTCATGCTTCTGGCCGTACTGGCATTGGTGCTGAGCGCCTGTGGTCAGACTACAACCCAACAACCGGCATCGACACCACAAACGATACGGGAAACGGTGACCGTTAAAGAGACGGTGACCGTCAAAGAGACGGTTGTCGTTCCGGCCGAAAAAGTGACCGTCCGCTTGTCAGGGTGGGCTTCAAGCCCGGCAGAGACCGCACTGCTCGAGTCGCTGCTCTATAAGTTCTCGGTGGAGAACCCCGATATTCTGGTCAAGTACGAGCCGATCACCGGCGACTATAAGCAGGTGCTCTTGACCTCGATTGCATCGGGGACGGAACCCGATATTTTCTATGTTGACATCTTCTGGTGGTTGGAGCTGGCCGCCAACGATGCGTTGTTGCCTCTCGATGACTTGATGGCAAGCAGCGGAGTGTCGCGTGACGATTTTATTCCGGCACTGATCGATGCCTTTACCTACAATGGTAAAACCTATGGTATTCCCAAGGACTTTAACACCCTTGGTATGTTCTACAACAAGGCGCTATTTGATAAAGCCGGTCTAGCTTATCCAACCGACGATTGGACATGGGACGATCTGCGTAATGCAGCAGCAGCGCTGACCGATCTGAGCGATCCGAACAAGCCGATCTACGGCTTCTGCACTCCGCCCGATCCAGGCCGGTTCCCGGTCTTCATCTTCCAAAACGGCGGCATGGTGATGAACCCCGATTATACCGACACCATGCTCGATAGCGATCCGGCGGTGAAAGCAGCCGAATTCTATACCTCGTTCCGCACCAATCAGATCGGCGCGCTGCCGTCGGATCTCGGCGAGGGTTGGCAAGGCACGCTCTTCGGCAAAGGCCAGTGCGCGATGGTCTATGAAGGCGGCTGGCTGATCCCCTATCTGCGCGATCAGTTCCCCAACACTCAGTACGGTGTGGTCATGCCGCCGGCCGGCCCGGGTGGCGAGGGTAACTTGATCTTCACGGTGGCGTGGGGTATCTCGGCCAACACCAAGAACCCGGAAGCGGCGTGGAAGGTGGTCAACTTCCTTACTAGCGAAGCCAGCCAGAAGACGGTGCTTGAGAGTGGCTTTGCATTGCCGTCGCGTCAGTCGTTGCAAAACAGCGACTATCTGAAAAACAATCCGAACTCGGCAGCTATCTTCAACGGTTCGTTCTTCGGTGCGAAGCCCTTCTTCTGGGGCGCCGTCGGCTCCGATGTGAACGATCAGATGTCGAAGGCGCTTGAGCGGATGTTTAAAGAGAACCAGCCAGCGCCAGAGGCTATGAAGCAGGCGGCTGAAGCCATCCGTAAGGCAATGAAGTAA
- a CDS encoding LacI family DNA-binding transcriptional regulator yields the protein MTATKVTLKDVAARAGVSYQTVSKVLNGEMQVAPETMERIQAAVQELGYRPNRIARNMRAGRSFMIGYSWTQTEPGQVNHILDQFLSSMVREAGAVNYFVLPFPFSEDRSQIDIYRDLIRSGNVDGFVLSSINYNDPRVQFLLKQKFPFVAFGRSNPDWDFAWVDIDGTAGTRQAVEYLIGRGHRRIAILAWPEDSRVGNDRLQGYLEAMQTAQLPIETGYILRGEGTFEVGRAMTLHLLDLSPERRPTAIMTLNDTMAIGAMAAARERGLTIGTDLAIIGFDDAPMVQYLFPPLSSVRQPIAEAGRKCIELLVAIVEGREPEQKHILLQPSLIIRASS from the coding sequence ATGACAGCCACGAAAGTCACGCTCAAAGATGTAGCGGCGCGCGCCGGGGTCAGTTACCAAACCGTCTCGAAGGTGCTGAACGGTGAAATGCAGGTTGCGCCCGAAACGATGGAGCGGATTCAGGCGGCAGTGCAAGAGCTAGGCTACCGGCCTAATCGTATTGCGCGCAATATGCGGGCCGGCCGTAGCTTTATGATCGGGTATTCGTGGACCCAAACCGAACCCGGCCAGGTTAATCATATTCTCGACCAGTTCTTGAGTAGTATGGTGCGTGAGGCCGGTGCGGTTAATTATTTTGTGTTGCCCTTCCCTTTCTCCGAAGACCGATCGCAAATCGATATCTACCGTGATCTGATCCGTAGTGGTAATGTTGATGGCTTCGTGCTGTCGAGTATCAATTACAACGATCCCCGTGTCCAATTCTTGCTCAAGCAGAAGTTCCCCTTTGTGGCCTTCGGTCGCTCAAATCCAGACTGGGACTTCGCATGGGTCGATATTGACGGTACGGCGGGAACGCGGCAAGCGGTGGAATACCTGATCGGGCGTGGTCATCGCCGTATCGCGATCCTCGCGTGGCCGGAAGATTCGCGCGTCGGTAACGACCGTCTGCAAGGGTACCTTGAGGCGATGCAAACCGCTCAACTGCCGATTGAAACGGGCTATATTCTGCGCGGTGAAGGTACGTTTGAGGTCGGGCGTGCCATGACGTTGCATCTCCTTGATCTCTCGCCCGAACGTCGCCCGACAGCAATCATGACCCTGAACGACACGATGGCAATTGGGGCGATGGCCGCTGCCCGTGAACGCGGCCTGACGATAGGGACCGATTTGGCTATCATCGGCTTTGATGATGCGCCAATGGTGCAATATCTCTTTCCGCCACTGAGCAGTGTGCGCCAGCCGATTGCTGAAGCCGGCCGTAAATGCATCGAACTGCTGGTGGCAATCGTTGAAGGGCGAGAACCAGAACAAAAACACATCCTACTGCAACCATCCCTGATCATTCGTGCTTCGTCCTGA
- a CDS encoding cyclic nucleotide-binding domain-containing protein has product MSSLKHPMRHRHDQGRSAHREQRQQQAIAALAALDCLRGVSTTELTTLYERGVFRVFPSGATVIGQRRGYRYLFFLLRGSLQLRLRDKDGHEVLMGVLGQGDCFGEGPLFGKFFRHMSALTQDTCYLLQIDISTLREELAALPLLTTALRKVYRRRMVEATLARIPILSQLLPIERIAIATRLQPRHVPRGTVIVKQGEPADSLYLIENGQVVIEQSGQTIATLGEGDLFGEISLLTGEPHRATTRALTTTDLLELPGAEFYRLINQYPALETELRAIAERRLKHSAAVRSNAARARDIELAVHRGILRATHILVRDPARCPPGCRLCETGCASRHGHSRLHLNGTPIERFDVLDSCRQCSVGAECVEACPEDAIERVDTGALRITNRCTGCGECVTACPYDAVQTVPRAKYQTGPLWDLFRRWQQRIRPTIPLATSVPTHRADKCDLCFGYTDLACISACPIGNLRLAPVEEIVQV; this is encoded by the coding sequence ATGTCATCGCTCAAACACCCCATGCGCCACCGGCACGATCAAGGGCGCAGCGCGCACCGCGAACAACGTCAGCAACAAGCTATCGCTGCTTTAGCAGCATTGGACTGTCTGCGCGGGGTATCGACCACCGAGCTGACTACTCTTTATGAACGGGGTGTCTTTCGCGTCTTTCCAAGCGGTGCGACAGTGATCGGTCAACGGCGTGGCTATCGGTATCTTTTCTTCCTGCTGCGGGGATCATTACAGTTGCGACTGCGTGACAAAGACGGGCATGAAGTCTTGATGGGCGTATTAGGGCAAGGCGATTGCTTTGGCGAAGGTCCACTGTTCGGTAAGTTCTTTCGTCATATGAGTGCGCTTACCCAAGATACGTGCTACCTATTACAAATTGATATTTCTACCTTACGCGAGGAGCTTGCCGCGCTACCACTGCTCACGACCGCTCTCCGCAAAGTGTATCGACGACGGATGGTAGAAGCCACGTTAGCGCGTATCCCGATACTAAGCCAACTTCTGCCCATTGAGCGCATTGCTATCGCTACCCGATTACAGCCGCGCCATGTACCGCGCGGCACGGTGATCGTCAAACAAGGCGAGCCGGCCGACTCACTGTACCTGATCGAGAATGGGCAAGTGGTGATTGAGCAAAGTGGACAAACGATTGCCACCCTCGGCGAAGGTGATCTCTTTGGTGAAATCTCACTGCTGACCGGCGAACCTCATCGAGCGACTACCCGCGCCCTCACCACCACCGATCTGCTCGAACTACCCGGTGCTGAGTTCTACCGTCTTATCAACCAATATCCGGCACTTGAGACCGAACTGCGCGCCATCGCCGAACGTCGTCTGAAGCATTCGGCTGCGGTACGGAGCAATGCTGCGCGCGCCCGCGACATCGAGCTTGCCGTTCACCGAGGCATCCTCCGCGCTACTCACATTCTTGTTCGCGATCCTGCTCGCTGCCCGCCGGGCTGCCGATTGTGTGAAACCGGCTGTGCGTCGCGTCACGGACACAGTCGCCTCCACCTCAATGGAACCCCGATCGAGCGGTTCGATGTGCTTGATAGTTGTCGTCAGTGCAGCGTCGGTGCGGAATGTGTCGAAGCGTGCCCTGAAGATGCGATCGAACGTGTTGACACCGGTGCATTACGGATTACCAACCGCTGTACCGGCTGTGGAGAATGTGTCACAGCTTGTCCTTACGATGCGGTACAAACCGTCCCACGTGCTAAATACCAGACCGGCCCACTGTGGGATCTTTTCCGTCGCTGGCAACAGCGAATCCGTCCAACTATTCCCTTGGCCACTAGCGTCCCTACGCATCGCGCTGACAAGTGCGATCTCTGTTTTGGCTACACCGATCTTGCGTGCATTAGCGCATGCCCTATTGGTAATCTGCGACTGGCTCCCGTCGAAGAGATTGTGCAGGTGTAG